Below is a genomic region from Methanobrevibacter oralis.
AAAATGTAATTTCTGAAGGAAAAGTAGAAGTTAAAGTTATTTTAGGAGATATAGAAAAAAATAGTAAAGAAATTGGTTCTAAACTATATGAAGCTTATCAAGAAAGTAATATTGTTGGTAAATGTAAATGTGGTGGAAATTTAATTAAAAAATATTCACGTAAAAATAAAAGTTATTTTGTTGGGTGTTCTAATTATCCTGACTGTAATGTTACTTATTCTATTCCAAAAGGGGTTAATTTCTTAAAGAAAAATTGTGAAAAGTGTGGATTACCAATAATATCTTTTGGAAAACCTCGTCAACGTGCATGTCTCGATCCAAATTGTGGAAAAGAGAATACTAAACCTCATTTTCCTGAAATTGTTGGTAAATGTCCTGAATGTGGTGAAGACCTTGTTAAGCGTTCTGGTCGTTATGGAGATTTTATAGGTTGTAAAGGATTTCCAAAATGTAGATTTACATGTTCTTTAGAGGAACTTGAAAGTAAATTAAAATAATTTTTTAATTTTCTTTTTTTTATTATTTTTTTTAAATTTAATTTGAATTTTAAACTAATCTTATACTAATTTTTTTATTAGTTATTTAAGATTTTTTTATTAATGTTGGATTATTGATATTTTGCTTTTATTTTTATTATAAAAATGTTTACTTTTTAATATACAAAATACTTAATAATGTTAAAAATTATATACTTTATCTAATAGAAATAATCTTTTAGTTATGACAACTTGAAGATAATTTTTATTTTAATATTAATATTAAAAAATTTATAATAATATAACTTTGATAAATTGTTTTTATACTAAACAATTAGATTTAATTAATTAAATAGAGGATTTTATGAATAGACAAACATTAATGACAATAACTAAGGGTGTTATAATTGTTTTAATACTTTTAGCAGTTGTCTTTGCATTAAGAACTCCTGCAGCCGATCTTAATGTAATTCCTAATGAGATTAAAGGAGATTATCATGATGCTTCTGGTCTTCCTTATTTTAGTGAAATGGATTCATATTATAATTTAAGGCTTACAGAGGATTACATTGATCATGGTTACGTGGGAGATAAAATAGTAGATGGAAAAGAAGTGGATATGCATAGGTATGCTCCTGATGGGAATAATATTTCCTATGAGCTGGGAATTGTTTATGTAACTTCATTTTTCTATGATATGGCGAATCAATATTTAGGTGATTATTCTGTAAGGGAGATTGCATTCTGGACTGGTGCTATTATTGCATCTCTTGCGGTTATTCCAGCATTTATATTTTCAAGAAGATTAACTAATGATTATGGAGCTATTGTGGCAACTTTAATCATAGTTTTAGCTCCAAACTACTTTGCACACACATTCCCTGGATTTTTCGATACAGATATGTTTTACTACATATTTTCATTATTGTTTATATTCTTCTTTGTAGAGAGTATAAGGGCGAAAAATATTATTCTTAAAGTTATTTTTGCCTTAATTTCAATTATTTCAATAGGACTATTTTCAATATCTTGGACAGGTTACATATTTTATGTTGGTTTGATGGGAATATTTTCTATTGTTTATTTAATTGCATGCTACTTCTTTAATATTGGTGATGATGATGTACAAGAATATTCAAACAAGTTTCAATGGTTTATTCATCAAAAAGATTTAGTATCAATTATTTTAATTGGTGTAATTGGATTTATTGGACTTGCATTGTTCCAAGGTGTTGGTGGGGTAACTGGTATATTTGGAAGAGTAATGGGATTACTTTCATTGCAATCAGCTTCTACTGTAGTTGGTGGATTCCCTAATGTACTTATTTCTGTTGCAGAGATGCAAATGCCTGCCATGCTTGGTGAAGGAATGATTTCAGCATTTTTAGCTAATACTAATGGCGTAGTTAATGGTATTGGTGGTATAACTATATTATTTACTGGTTTAATTGTTTTATATTTATTAATTTCTAGAGCATTTAAACTTAGAAATGTTAAAGTAAAATCAGACGATTTAACTTATAAAAAACCACATAAATCTAAAAGATTATCTTCAGCTAAAAAACTTGATGATAAACGTAAATTTAAATTATCTTTAAACGATTTAAACGATTTTGGTTCTGTTGATGAGATGATTAATACAAAAAGATTAACTGTATTATATGCATCATTGTTCCTTGTTTGGACACTCATCACTATACTTGCAGTAAGTAGAGGATCAAGGTTTATTACAACTCTTGTATTGCCATTCGCATTAATGACTGGTATATTTGTGGGGTATGCTACTGATTACATTAAAAATAAATTAGATAGTGATAAATGGCTAATGTTCCTTGTTTTCTTAACTGGATTTTTAACTGCTATTCCATTAACACAAATCAATAATACTTATGGTATTTTATTATTCCTTGTGATTGTTGTTGTTGGGGCAATTGCAATATATGCTATTAAATCAAATTCTGCATCTACAAAAGTTCCATTTAAAAAATATGTTGTGGTTGTAGCATTAGTTTTAGCATTGGTATCTCCATCGATTTGTGGAGCATATATCACTTCAGAAAATGTAATTCCTGGAACAAGTGATCCAATGTGGAATTCAATGGAATGGATTAATGAACATACAAGTAATGATACTGTAATAACTTCTTGGTGGGACTTCGGTTACCTCTTTGAAATTGCTGCTGATAGACAAGTAACTTTCGATGGAGGTAGTCAAACTGGTAGCCGTGCATTTTGGCTAGGTCAAGCCATGACAACGGATAATTTAGAATTGTCTGCAGGTATATTTAGAATGTTAGATACTTCTGGTGAGCGTGCTGTTGATGCATTAATTAACTATACTGGGGACACTGGTAAAACTACAAAAATTTTAATTGATATTTTACCAATGACAAAGCAAAATGCTCAAAAAACTTTAATAGATAAATATGATTTATCGACAGATCAAGCAAAAGAAATTGTAGGATACACTCATCCTTCCAAACCACGTCCAGTAATATTTGTTGCAAGTTCAGATATGCTTCAAAAAGCAGGATGGTGGAGTTACTTTGGAGCATGGGACTTTAAAAATCAAAGCTCTGAAAATTATAATTATTATGTTCCTACAGAACAAGTTAAAGTTGAATCAGGATCTTCTGGTAAATTATCATTGATTGTTGATGGTGGTAT
It encodes:
- a CDS encoding STT3 domain-containing protein; the protein is MNRQTLMTITKGVIIVLILLAVVFALRTPAADLNVIPNEIKGDYHDASGLPYFSEMDSYYNLRLTEDYIDHGYVGDKIVDGKEVDMHRYAPDGNNISYELGIVYVTSFFYDMANQYLGDYSVREIAFWTGAIIASLAVIPAFIFSRRLTNDYGAIVATLIIVLAPNYFAHTFPGFFDTDMFYYIFSLLFIFFFVESIRAKNIILKVIFALISIISIGLFSISWTGYIFYVGLMGIFSIVYLIACYFFNIGDDDVQEYSNKFQWFIHQKDLVSIILIGVIGFIGLALFQGVGGVTGIFGRVMGLLSLQSASTVVGGFPNVLISVAEMQMPAMLGEGMISAFLANTNGVVNGIGGITILFTGLIVLYLLISRAFKLRNVKVKSDDLTYKKPHKSKRLSSAKKLDDKRKFKLSLNDLNDFGSVDEMINTKRLTVLYASLFLVWTLITILAVSRGSRFITTLVLPFALMTGIFVGYATDYIKNKLDSDKWLMFLVFLTGFLTAIPLTQINNTYGILLFLVIVVVGAIAIYAIKSNSASTKVPFKKYVVVVALVLALVSPSICGAYITSENVIPGTSDPMWNSMEWINEHTSNDTVITSWWDFGYLFEIAADRQVTFDGGSQTGSRAFWLGQAMTTDNLELSAGIFRMLDTSGERAVDALINYTGDTGKTTKILIDILPMTKQNAQKTLIDKYDLSTDQAKEIVGYTHPSKPRPVIFVASSDMLQKAGWWSYFGAWDFKNQSSENYNYYVPTEQVKVESGSSGKLSLIVDGGMTVNAVITRGTGNNTTSAYTEAVYTHNGSQIYVNKTVYNPLNISNLIVVEDGYLMKNESVGNVKDANYTLFLMGEKNKYTPILISNKLANSMFTKLYLLGGAGQDIFTNVHTEEGVMLWQVNFNNTVAGK